The Mesotoga sp. Brook.08.105.5.1 genome segment GTTGAACTTGAAGGAATCGTTGGAACATCGGCTGCGCGAGACCGTGGTCAGGGCTTTGGTGCAGCTATTTCAAAATACCCGGGCATCAAGATAGTTGCAAAACAGGTTGCAAACTTCAACAGAGCCGAAGGACTTGTAGTAATAGAGAACATCCTTCAGGCGAATCCAAATATAGACGCTGTGTTTGCTCACAATGACGAGATGGCTCTTGGAGCAATCGAAGCCATAAAAGCCGCCGGTCTTCTAGACAAGATCAAAGTCGTAGGTTTCGATGCCATTGATGATGCCGTTGCGGCCGTAAATGCAGGCGAAATGGCTGCTACTGTTGCTCAGCAACCATTTGTTATGGGCCAACTTGCCGTTGTCAAAGCGTTCGAGTATCTGACTATCGGTACGATTTATATCCCCGTAGATCTCCAGTTGGTAACGCTGAAGTAATTTGGATTAAAAGGCCGGGGGGCGTGATCTCCCTCCGGCTTTTTTATGGAGGCCTTTATGATAGCAGTTATTGGAAGCAGTAACGTCGACATGGTAATAAACGTAGACAAATTCACTATGCCCGGCCAGACTCAGAAAGGTTTGGAACTTTCCTACTATCCAGGAGGCAAGGGCGCAAATCAGGCAGTAACGGCCAAATCGCTTGGTGGGGACGTATTCTTCCTGACTTGCCTGGGAAACGATGGAAATGCCCAGATGATGAAGAGAGAGCTTGAAGCTATTGATCTTGGACACGGAATAAGACTTGTAGATTCTCCAAACGGAGTTGCATTGATAGAGGTTGCAAGATCAGGAGAAAACAGGATAATAGTATACCCGGGTGCAAACTCTCGACTGTCTCCAGAGATTATCGACGATTCAAGAGAGAGTTTGCTAAAGGCTGACATTCTTCTGCTACAAAATGAAATCCCCTTCAAATCGTCTCTATACGCAGCAAAGCTCTTCTACAAAGCCGGAAAGACCGTTATCTTCGATCCTGCGCCGTCAAGTAATATAGATAAATCGATTCTACAATACGTAGATATTATTACCCCGAACGAAACGGAGATGGCTGAGCTTACGGGACCGTCGCTCTGTATTGAAGAAGCCGCCGTGAAGCTTCTTGAAATGGGATGTGAGAATGTTCTGCTAAAGAGAGGGGAAAAAGGAGTTCTCTTCACAGGAAGGTCTAGAAGTCTAGTTGTTCCGACTTTCAGAGTAAAAGCTGTTGATTCAACCGCAGCTGGTGATGTCTTCAATGGCGCCTTCGCCTGCTCGCTTGACAGAGGACTGGATCTTCACTTTTCTCTCAAGTACGCCTGTGCAGCCGCGGCTTTATCTGTTACCAAAAGGGGAGCCCAGAGGTCAATTCCAAGAAGTGAGGATATCGAAAGTCTCCTTTTTGAACGAGGGTTCGAGAGTTATCGGTAGTCTTTTTGAAAGACCTGATTGCTTCTGAAATTCGAACAATCCTAGAAGTTTCTTCTCTGTTCAACTCTCTTCGAGATTAAGTTTCAGGCCGTTCGTCATTTTGACTGATGCTGATTTGATCTCGAAATAACCTTCAAGTGTTAGAATCAAATATAAATCGAATTGCTATTACTCCAATGGTTCTTTTGAGAGCTTGATTCGTTCCGCTTCTTATAGCGCTTATGGATACGGTATTTCTGTATACCCTTAGTGTGTCTCGAAAAGAGGGTCTCCAAAAGATTCAATAGTGGTACCATTGAATTGACTAAGAACCGGAAAAGAGGCCTAAACAGATGTTATCACAAGGGATGGAGAAAAAGGGAAGCATTTAAGGTACTGGATAACCTGTACAAGTTCATGGTTAAGGGAACTGTAAAGAAAGTAAGTAGAAGAAACAAAGAGTACGATGAAACAACGATATTGAAGTTGCTGGTACTGCTGACACTTGCAAAGAAATCGTATCGAAGAGCAAAGAGGTTTCTTGAAGGGAATGGCAAGTATATCGAGTACCTAGGGCTGAAGACGATACCATCATTCCAGACCTTGTGTCGAAGAGCCAAA includes the following:
- a CDS encoding D-ribose ABC transporter substrate-binding protein, with translation MKKLLVITFVLVVASAFLFGATYRIGLSLSTLNNPFFVTLRDGALEAAAGLGIEVIVADGRDNPAKQLSDIEDFVQQKLNLIIINPTDSDAIVTAVEEANKAGIPVITVDRGANGGKVVAHIASDNVAGGMMAGEYVAMLLNGKGNVVELEGIVGTSAARDRGQGFGAAISKYPGIKIVAKQVANFNRAEGLVVIENILQANPNIDAVFAHNDEMALGAIEAIKAAGLLDKIKVVGFDAIDDAVAAVNAGEMAATVAQQPFVMGQLAVVKAFEYLTIGTIYIPVDLQLVTLK
- the rbsK gene encoding ribokinase, producing the protein MIAVIGSSNVDMVINVDKFTMPGQTQKGLELSYYPGGKGANQAVTAKSLGGDVFFLTCLGNDGNAQMMKRELEAIDLGHGIRLVDSPNGVALIEVARSGENRIIVYPGANSRLSPEIIDDSRESLLKADILLLQNEIPFKSSLYAAKLFYKAGKTVIFDPAPSSNIDKSILQYVDIITPNETEMAELTGPSLCIEEAAVKLLEMGCENVLLKRGEKGVLFTGRSRSLVVPTFRVKAVDSTAAGDVFNGAFACSLDRGLDLHFSLKYACAAAALSVTKRGAQRSIPRSEDIESLLFERGFESYR